From a single Gimesia fumaroli genomic region:
- the dnaE gene encoding DNA polymerase III subunit alpha, with product MSDPRPFAHLHCHTHFSMLDGASRIPEMVSKVKEAGMNSLAITDHGNLYGAMDFYQQCRSQDINPILGLEAYIAPRSRFEKGASRMKEASFHLTLLAQNRQGFENLIKLSSTSYLEGFYYKPRIDKEILEAHSEGLILLTGCAAGELSHHILGENFEEAEKLCAWYEKVFGDRVYMEVQNAGLEIQRQCLEGTVDLANKMGLPLVATNDAHYVDQKDAVAQDVLLCVSTRSVVSDEKRMKMTGDQFFVRTQDEMYDAFPGLEHAVARTQELAERVDIQMSDKKFYPVFQPPDGMTDTQYLRKLCEDRLPIKYGDELTQAHWDRLHLELGVIEQMGYSSYFLIVWDFVQFAENEGIPCTARGSACGAIVAFLLGMSQVCPLKYDLLFERFLDPSRSEPPDIDIDFCRDRRQLVIDYTKEKYGEKSVAQIGTFGTLKAKAAIRDVGRALGVPLARVNEIAKMIPESLGIKLKDALTESPDLQTAYDQDSEVKQLLDLAMQLEGLCRSAGTHAAGVVVADLPLSEVVPLQTITGKTDIITQWDGPTVESVGLLKMDFLGLRNLTILDKAVQNVKKHCGIDIDPHKLPLDDKETFELLQRGETKGIFQLESGGMRDLLTKMRPDKFEDIIATSALYRPGPLEGGMVMQYVDVKHNRIPIPKVHPIVDEILDETYGVMVYQEQVMRILNRVGGIELSAAYRCIKAISKKKLKIIADFRDQYLAGAKENDVDVKLATDLFEMIEKFAGYGFNKSHSTAYGGVAYATAYLKAHYPKEFMAALLSCGMESHERINEHVDDCRRMKIEVLPPDINHSDVEFSVEGEKIRFGMGAIKGVGEQVLEAVVKEREENGLFLNLYNLCERVDPKTLNKSTLEILIKAGALSSLGGNQAQLMLSVERAVQSALNIHRDRARGQKSLFGDEPADDEPGGAEEAILPEAEDWPRAQKLGAEKEVFGFYLTSHPLAEMGTSLTKYAQHQTNELAEMDDRVEVILAGMVSSIKMAATKKPSKNGNTRYANFDLEDPHGLVRCIMWPEQFASMGEKVKMEAMVIIKGKIDKRGREPNVIVDQLLTLNDARKQFTDRLAINFKRGVHTRQDMVNVHDVLTQYPGQTEVLLVVDSVDQEKPNTHLRYVLNPPGSMRVSCSNELENQLTAVIGESHIHFHTPIKKKNTNGSMGR from the coding sequence ATGAGCGACCCACGCCCTTTTGCTCATCTACATTGTCACACCCATTTCAGTATGCTGGATGGTGCCAGCCGCATCCCTGAAATGGTGAGCAAAGTCAAAGAAGCCGGCATGAATTCGCTGGCGATTACCGATCACGGCAATCTTTACGGCGCGATGGACTTTTACCAGCAATGCCGCAGCCAGGACATCAATCCGATCCTGGGGCTGGAAGCGTATATCGCCCCCCGCAGCCGCTTCGAAAAAGGGGCCTCACGAATGAAAGAGGCCAGCTTTCACCTGACTTTGCTGGCACAAAACCGTCAGGGCTTTGAAAATCTGATCAAACTCTCTTCCACATCGTATCTCGAAGGGTTCTATTACAAACCCCGTATCGACAAGGAAATCCTGGAAGCCCACAGTGAAGGTCTGATCCTGCTCACAGGCTGTGCAGCAGGAGAACTGTCGCACCATATTCTCGGCGAAAACTTTGAGGAAGCGGAAAAGCTGTGCGCCTGGTATGAAAAAGTGTTTGGTGACCGTGTTTACATGGAAGTTCAGAACGCTGGTCTGGAGATTCAACGGCAGTGCCTGGAAGGCACGGTCGACCTTGCCAATAAGATGGGACTGCCCCTGGTCGCCACCAACGACGCCCACTATGTCGACCAAAAAGACGCCGTCGCCCAGGACGTCCTGCTCTGCGTCAGTACACGCTCTGTGGTGAGCGATGAAAAACGGATGAAAATGACCGGCGATCAGTTTTTCGTCCGCACACAGGATGAAATGTACGACGCCTTTCCAGGACTGGAACACGCGGTCGCACGTACACAGGAACTGGCGGAACGGGTCGACATTCAGATGTCGGACAAAAAATTCTACCCGGTCTTTCAGCCGCCTGATGGCATGACTGATACGCAATATCTGCGCAAACTCTGTGAAGACCGCCTGCCGATAAAATACGGTGACGAACTGACTCAGGCCCACTGGGATCGACTGCACCTGGAACTGGGCGTGATCGAGCAAATGGGGTATTCCAGCTACTTCCTGATCGTCTGGGACTTCGTCCAGTTTGCAGAAAACGAAGGAATTCCCTGTACGGCCCGTGGTTCGGCTTGTGGGGCGATTGTGGCCTTCCTGTTGGGAATGTCGCAAGTCTGCCCACTGAAATACGACCTGCTGTTTGAACGGTTTCTGGACCCCAGCCGTTCGGAACCACCTGACATCGATATCGATTTCTGCCGCGACCGCCGTCAGTTGGTGATCGATTATACCAAAGAGAAATACGGCGAAAAAAGCGTCGCACAAATCGGCACGTTTGGTACCCTGAAAGCAAAAGCCGCCATTCGCGACGTTGGGCGCGCGCTGGGGGTCCCGCTGGCACGTGTGAACGAAATCGCTAAAATGATTCCTGAATCTCTCGGAATCAAACTCAAGGATGCACTTACAGAAAGTCCCGATCTGCAAACCGCCTATGATCAGGATTCGGAAGTCAAACAACTTCTCGACCTCGCAATGCAGCTGGAAGGCTTATGCCGCAGTGCCGGTACTCACGCGGCGGGGGTTGTGGTCGCCGACCTGCCTCTTTCAGAAGTTGTCCCGCTGCAAACCATTACCGGCAAAACCGACATCATCACCCAATGGGATGGTCCCACTGTGGAATCGGTGGGCCTGCTCAAGATGGACTTCCTCGGTTTGCGCAACCTCACGATTCTGGACAAAGCCGTTCAGAACGTGAAAAAACATTGCGGCATCGATATCGATCCTCACAAATTGCCTCTGGATGACAAGGAAACGTTCGAACTCTTACAACGGGGAGAAACCAAAGGGATCTTCCAGTTGGAAAGTGGCGGGATGCGTGACCTGCTGACCAAGATGCGACCGGACAAATTCGAAGACATCATCGCAACATCCGCCTTGTATCGCCCGGGTCCTCTGGAAGGAGGAATGGTAATGCAGTACGTCGATGTAAAGCACAACCGGATTCCGATCCCGAAAGTGCATCCCATTGTGGATGAAATTCTGGATGAGACCTACGGCGTAATGGTCTACCAGGAACAGGTCATGCGGATTCTGAACCGTGTGGGTGGCATCGAGCTTTCTGCCGCGTATCGTTGTATTAAAGCCATCAGTAAGAAAAAACTGAAAATCATCGCCGACTTCCGCGACCAGTATCTGGCGGGCGCAAAAGAAAACGACGTCGACGTCAAACTGGCAACCGACCTGTTCGAGATGATCGAAAAATTCGCCGGCTACGGCTTTAATAAATCGCATTCGACTGCATACGGCGGCGTGGCTTATGCAACTGCCTATCTAAAAGCACATTACCCCAAAGAATTCATGGCGGCACTCCTTTCCTGCGGAATGGAAAGCCACGAGCGCATTAACGAACACGTCGATGACTGTCGCCGGATGAAAATAGAAGTACTGCCGCCCGATATCAATCACTCGGACGTCGAATTCAGCGTCGAAGGCGAGAAAATCCGCTTCGGTATGGGTGCCATCAAAGGGGTCGGCGAGCAGGTTCTGGAAGCGGTCGTCAAAGAACGGGAAGAAAACGGACTGTTCCTGAATCTGTATAATCTCTGCGAACGGGTCGACCCGAAAACGTTGAATAAGAGCACCCTCGAAATTCTGATCAAAGCAGGAGCACTTAGCAGTCTGGGAGGAAACCAGGCGCAATTGATGCTCTCCGTCGAGCGGGCGGTACAGTCAGCTCTCAACATCCATCGTGATCGAGCCCGCGGGCAGAAAAGCCTGTTTGGCGATGAACCAGCAGACGATGAACCAGGCGGCGCCGAGGAAGCGATTTTACCCGAAGCGGAAGATTGGCCACGTGCTCAGAAACTGGGCGCGGAAAAAGAAGTCTTCGGCTTTTACCTCACATCACACCCACTGGCCGAAATGGGAACATCACTGACCAAATACGCGCAACACCAGACAAACGAACTGGCGGAAATGGATGATCGGGTCGAAGTCATCCTGGCCGGCATGGTTTCCTCTATCAAAATGGCAGCCACTAAAAAGCCAAGCAAGAACGGAAATACCCGTTACGCTAACTTTGACCTTGAAGATCCCCACGGCCTTGTTCGCTGCATCATGTGGCCCGAACAGTTCGCATCAATGGGTGAAAAAGTCAAAATGGAAGCGATGGTGATCATCAAAGGGAAAATCGACAAACGGGGCAGGGAACCCAATGTGATTGTTGATCAGTTGCTGACCCTCAATGACGCCCGCAAACAGTTCACCGATCGCCTGGCTATCAACTTCAAACGTGGTGTCCACACCCGTCAGGATATGGTCAACGTGCACGATGTTTTGACTCAGTATCCGGGACAGACAGAAGTCCTGCTTGTCGTTGACTCCGTCGATCAGGAGAAGCCCAATACCCATTTGCGTTATGTTCTGAACCCTCCCGGAAGCATGCGTGTATCCTGCAGTAATGAGCTTGAAAACCAACTGACTGCTGTCATCGGCGAGAGTCATATTCACTTCCATACTCCGATTAAGAAAAAAAATACGAATGGAAGTATGGGCCGCTAA
- the bioB gene encoding biotin synthase BioB — protein sequence MNTQVNSSPSRWQTLADQVLSGYQITHKEGLEILNSSDDELLDLLAATFRIRQKAFGKQVQLYYLKNAKSGLCPEDCGYCSQARGSKAEIPKYRMLNEEKLLDGAKAADEAKAGTYCIVASGRGPTDKEVDHVASVVEKIKSSYDLRICCCLGLLNEDQAKRLQQAGVNRINHNLNTSREYYEKICTTHTYEDRLQTLKVARDAGMELCSGLIVGMGETPEDIVDATFELRELETKSIPVNFLNSIDGTSLEAVDELDPRYCLKALCLFRMAHPTTEIRIAGGREVNLRSMQAMGLYAANSMFVSDYLTTKGQAAEADYEMISDLGFEVIISGHEMKATDAAPELAAQSESC from the coding sequence ATGAACACTCAGGTTAATTCGTCTCCTTCACGCTGGCAGACTCTCGCGGATCAGGTTCTGTCTGGTTATCAGATTACCCACAAAGAAGGGTTGGAGATCCTGAATTCTTCTGATGATGAGTTGCTCGACTTACTGGCGGCTACTTTTCGGATCCGTCAGAAAGCATTTGGGAAGCAGGTTCAGCTCTACTACTTGAAAAATGCGAAAAGTGGTCTCTGTCCCGAAGATTGTGGCTACTGTTCACAGGCCCGCGGATCGAAAGCAGAAATCCCCAAATATCGCATGCTGAATGAAGAGAAACTGCTGGACGGCGCCAAAGCCGCTGATGAGGCCAAAGCAGGCACTTATTGCATCGTCGCCAGTGGACGTGGACCAACTGACAAAGAAGTTGACCACGTCGCTTCCGTCGTCGAAAAGATCAAATCATCATACGACTTACGAATTTGCTGCTGCCTGGGACTGTTAAACGAAGATCAGGCCAAACGCCTGCAACAGGCTGGCGTGAATCGTATCAACCATAATCTCAACACCAGCCGTGAGTATTACGAAAAGATCTGTACCACCCATACCTACGAAGATCGCCTGCAAACACTCAAAGTCGCCCGGGATGCCGGCATGGAACTCTGTAGCGGCCTGATTGTCGGAATGGGTGAAACCCCGGAAGACATCGTCGATGCCACATTCGAATTGCGTGAGCTCGAAACAAAATCCATTCCGGTCAATTTCCTGAATTCGATTGATGGTACCTCACTGGAAGCCGTCGACGAACTCGATCCCCGCTATTGCCTGAAAGCACTCTGTCTATTCAGAATGGCACATCCCACTACAGAAATCCGCATTGCCGGCGGGCGGGAAGTGAACCTGCGATCGATGCAGGCTATGGGCTTATACGCTGCCAATTCAATGTTCGTCAGCGATTACCTGACGACTAAAGGACAAGCCGCAGAAGCTGACTACGAAATGATTTCCGATCTTGGATTTGAGGTCATTATTTCCGGACATGAGATGAAAGCAACCGACGCAGCCCCCGAATTGGCTGCCCAGAGTGAGTCCTGTTAA